GCGTGAGATTGGGTCAGGCCGTACGGCTCATCGGTCTCTCCGTCTCGGGGCTCGGGCCCGCGGGCGAGGGGCAGCTTTCGCTCCTGGCGCCTGACACCGTGCGCCGGGAACGCCTCGCTCGAGCGGTGGACCGTCTCACTGCCCGTTTCGGCGAGGAGGCCGTGCGTCCCGCGAGCGTCGTTCCAAAGATGCTCCCGGCGGGGCGGAAAGGCGGCACGCCTCGGGCGACGTCGCCGAAAACGACCTTCGAATGAGCGCCGGGGGCATCCGGATTGCCTTCCGGGGCCGCTTCGGCTAGACTCACTGAACAACGGTTCAGTCAGGGCACGGAGGCCGAATGGAACGTCAGATCGCGTATGACAAGCTGGCCCGCGAGGACCGCTTCGTCCGGATGCGGGCCCGGGAGGTCGCGGAGAGCAAGGTTTCCCAGGGGCTCGCGCCCTTCCCCGAGCTGACGAGCCGCGAGTCCATCAAGGAGCGCGCGCACGGCATCATGGTCGGGGAGATGCAGGCCATGGAGGGCGCCGGCCGCAGCGTCTACGACTTCCCCGACGCGCCGTGGGAGTTCACCATGGACATGGCGCGCCAGGTCTGGGACGAGTCCCGCCACGTTGAGATCTACATCCGCCTCCTCGAGCACCTCGGCGGTTACATCGGCGAGTACCCGGAGACGACCATCCTCTGGCGCTGCGCCTGCGCCGAGGACGCGGCCGCGCGCGTGGCCGGCGTCAACCGGGGCCTCGAGGGCCTGGCCTGCGACGTCTTCAACCAGCTGGTCTACATCGGCCGGAAAATGGGGGACCCCATCCTGGAGCGCGCCGTGGACTTCGTGCTGGCCGACGAGATCACCCACGTGCGGATGGGCTCGAAGTGGCTGACGAAGCTGACGGAGGGCGACCCGGAGCGCCGTC
This region of Candidatus Methylomirabilota bacterium genomic DNA includes:
- a CDS encoding DUF455 family protein is translated as MERQIAYDKLAREDRFVRMRAREVAESKVSQGLAPFPELTSRESIKERAHGIMVGEMQAMEGAGRSVYDFPDAPWEFTMDMARQVWDESRHVEIYIRLLEHLGGYIGEYPETTILWRCACAEDAAARVAGVNRGLEGLACDVFNQLVYIGRKMGDPILERAVDFVLADEITHVRMGSKWLTKLTEGDPERRRKAIEFQETIDERFNLGGARRLGDHEVVPISIAIEARKLAGFTDEEIERLIKTTQRSQVY